The Paraburkholderia agricolaris genome includes the window CGGCGATTCGATCTCGATGATCTTCAGATGCTTCGGATTGGAAACGATATCGCGCGGCGTCGCGAGACTCGCTTCGCTGCCGGAGATACCCGGCTTCAGCTTGATCAGGCCTTGCGCCTGCAGCAGAAAGAGCGCGCGGCTCAGATTCGTCACGTTGTTCGGCACCGCCACCGAGCCGCCGTCCGGCACCTGGGTGAAGCTCTTGTGCTTATGCGAATAGACGCCGAGCGGCTCGATATGCACAGTCGCGGCCACCGCGAACTTCTTGCCGAGCGCCTGCTCCTGCGAATGCAGATACGGCACGTGCTGGAAATAGTTCGCGTCGACGTCGCCGTGCGCGAGCAGTTCGTTCGGATTCACGCCGTTCGCCACCTCGATCACGTTCAGCTTCAGATCGGGTGCGATCTTCTGCACGTAGGCCAGGATTTCGGCATGCGGCACCGCGTCGGCGGCCACCCGCAGCGGCGGTGCATCGGCCGCGCTCACATGGGCGGCAAAGGCGATGGCCAACACGGCAAAGGCCGCGCTACGAACGAGACGGGTCATCACTGAACGGAGCATGGAAGTCCTGGCGCTAGAAAGGTTGAACGACACGCAGCCGGCGGCCGCGCGTAAAAGACACTGCAAGGAACCGATTGGACTGGGCTCAGGCAGGCTGTGCGCCGAGCACATCCTGGTAGTGACGCTGCGCGACATCCGGATGCGAGCGCAAGCGCCCTTTCAGATAATTCGGGCCGACATCGTGAAACAGCGGATTGTCGGGATCGCTCGCCGGACCACGCGCCTGGGCTGCAAGGGCCGGCGGCAAACTCAGCAGCGGCACCGTCGCATCGAGCCGCGCGCCGAGAAAGAACGCGATCGACAAACGCTCGCTGCCGACCGGCGGACTCACCACCCGATGCACGGTGGCACGCAAATAGCCATTGGTGGCCAGCTCCAGCAGTTCGCCGATATTCACGACGAAGGTGCCCGGCAGCGGCGCGGCGTCGATCCACTGACCGTCGTCGGTGGCGACTTGCAGGCCGGCCTGGCGGTCCTGCAGCAGAAAGCTCAGGAAGCTCGAATCCTTGTGCGCGCCAACGCCCTGATCGCTTCTCGCCGACTCGCGGCCCGGGTAGCGAATGATCTTGATGTGCTGGTTCGGCGTATCGCCGTAGACCGGTTCGAATGCGTCCTCAGGTTGCTCGAGCGCCGCAGCGAACGCGCCCAGCAAACGGATCGCCACGCGCGTCAATTCGGCTTGCCAGCGCAGCAACACAGGCTTCAGTTCGGGCAACGTAGCCGGCCATTGATTCGGCCCTTGCAGACGAGTCCATACCGGCACACCGTCACCCTGTGTAATCGGCGGCCGCTCGGCACCGATATCGAACTGCTCGCGCCAATCGGGCTGGCCGCGCGTCAGTTCGCCGCCGGCTCGCGTATAGCCGCGGAACTGCGCGGAGCGCACCATATCGAGCGCGCGTTTTTCCGCTTCGGGTAGCAGAAAGAAGCGCCGCGACAGCGTCTGTACCGAGTCGATCAGCTGCGCGTCGACGCCGTGGCCGCGCAAATAGAAAAAGCCGATATCGCGCGCGGCCTGGCGCAGATTCGCCAGAAACACGGCGCGCGCCTCGGTGTCGCCGTGATCGAATTGCGCCAGATCGAGAATCGGCAATGCCGCCGCGATGATGTTGTTTGCCTCGGTCATGAAGTCGTGCCTTGCCGGAGATGCCAGGCGATCCGGCGGCACATGCATGCCACGGACGTGCTTTCACTTCACTTCGCGTCGCACAGCTAGCCGGATTCGCCGGTTTCAAAAAAGGTCTGAAACTGCGAATCGATGCTATCAGCGGCGCTGAATGCGGCAAACCAACAAATCACGCTTTCGATATGCGTGAATCAACGGGAGACATTTGTTCCTGGCACGCACGACTGTTTGTCCATGGCGGGTATTCGAAATCAGCGCCAATGCGCCTAGATTTGATCCCTATCGGAGCCACCGGCCCGATCAGCATCTGATCCCAAGCATCCAATCTGGAGTTCAACCATGAGCACGTCA containing:
- a CDS encoding MetQ/NlpA family ABC transporter substrate-binding protein → MLRSVMTRLVRSAAFAVLAIAFAAHVSAADAPPLRVAADAVPHAEILAYVQKIAPDLKLNVIEVANGVNPNELLAHGDVDANYFQHVPYLHSQEQALGKKFAVAATVHIEPLGVYSHKHKSFTQVPDGGSVAVPNNVTNLSRALFLLQAQGLIKLKPGISGSEASLATPRDIVSNPKHLKIIEIESPQLPRSLDDVDLAVINGNYALEAGLVPAKDALGLEKVEGNPYANVVVTTPQLANDPRIKRLAAVLDSPQVAKFILDHYRGSVIPVHPAGSGA
- a CDS encoding isopenicillin N synthase family dioxygenase, which encodes MTEANNIIAAALPILDLAQFDHGDTEARAVFLANLRQAARDIGFFYLRGHGVDAQLIDSVQTLSRRFFLLPEAEKRALDMVRSAQFRGYTRAGGELTRGQPDWREQFDIGAERPPITQGDGVPVWTRLQGPNQWPATLPELKPVLLRWQAELTRVAIRLLGAFAAALEQPEDAFEPVYGDTPNQHIKIIRYPGRESARSDQGVGAHKDSSFLSFLLQDRQAGLQVATDDGQWIDAAPLPGTFVVNIGELLELATNGYLRATVHRVVSPPVGSERLSIAFFLGARLDATVPLLSLPPALAAQARGPASDPDNPLFHDVGPNYLKGRLRSHPDVAQRHYQDVLGAQPA